In Agromyces sp. 3263, a single genomic region encodes these proteins:
- a CDS encoding ATP-dependent DNA ligase, whose amino-acid sequence MLLDELVTTADAVTSTRSRLAKVDALADLLRRLEPDEIAPAVGFLVGKPRQGRVGVGWRGVAAAMGEPAAEPSLTVAEVDELLDRLAVTGGAGSTAERARALRELTARATEREQGFLSRVLLGDMRTGALEGVLTDAVARAADRPGDVVRRAAMLSGDLGETARTALTEPPEVLDAVGLVVGRPVLPMLAATAATASAALETTGEASVEYKLDGARIQVHRSGDEVRVFTRNLADITHRLPEVVEVVRGMPVRDVILDGETLALDEDGGPRPFQDTMSRFGAETARETLLHPWFFDVLHVDGRDLLDEPLATRMGELERIAGEHRIPGEVTTDPEVAERISRDALAAGQEGVVVKAIDSPYAAGRRGSSWIKVKPVHTYDLVVLACEWGSGRREGWLSNLHLGALDPVGEFGEPGEFVMVGKTFKGLTDELLRWQTETFQQIEVRRTANTVWVAPSIVVEIAIDGVQRSTRYPGGIALRFARVKRYRDDKRPEDADTIQTLRGLLRG is encoded by the coding sequence GTGCTGCTCGACGAGCTCGTGACCACGGCCGACGCCGTCACATCGACGCGCTCGCGCCTGGCCAAGGTCGACGCGCTGGCCGATCTCCTCCGTCGGCTCGAGCCCGACGAGATCGCGCCCGCGGTCGGGTTCCTCGTGGGCAAGCCGCGACAGGGCCGTGTCGGCGTCGGATGGCGCGGCGTCGCCGCCGCGATGGGCGAGCCCGCCGCCGAGCCCAGCCTCACCGTCGCCGAGGTCGACGAGCTGCTCGACCGGCTGGCCGTCACGGGCGGAGCCGGGTCGACCGCCGAGCGCGCGCGGGCGCTGCGCGAGCTCACCGCCCGTGCGACCGAGCGGGAGCAGGGCTTCCTCAGCCGGGTGCTGCTCGGCGACATGCGCACGGGCGCCCTCGAGGGTGTGCTCACCGACGCGGTCGCGCGGGCCGCCGATCGCCCCGGCGACGTGGTGCGCCGCGCGGCCATGCTCTCGGGCGACCTCGGCGAGACGGCGCGCACCGCGCTCACCGAGCCGCCCGAGGTGCTCGATGCGGTGGGGCTCGTCGTGGGTCGTCCGGTGCTGCCGATGCTGGCCGCGACCGCCGCCACGGCGTCGGCGGCGCTCGAGACCACGGGCGAGGCATCCGTCGAATACAAGCTCGACGGCGCGCGCATCCAGGTGCACCGCTCGGGCGACGAGGTGCGGGTGTTCACCCGCAACCTCGCCGACATCACCCACCGGCTGCCCGAGGTCGTCGAGGTGGTCCGTGGCATGCCGGTGCGCGACGTCATCCTCGACGGTGAGACGCTCGCCCTCGATGAAGACGGCGGTCCGCGGCCGTTCCAGGACACGATGTCGCGGTTCGGCGCCGAGACCGCCCGCGAGACGCTGCTGCATCCCTGGTTCTTCGACGTGCTGCACGTCGACGGCCGAGACCTGCTCGACGAGCCGCTCGCGACGCGGATGGGCGAGCTCGAGCGCATCGCCGGCGAGCACCGCATCCCCGGCGAGGTCACGACCGACCCCGAGGTCGCCGAGCGCATCTCCCGCGACGCGCTCGCCGCCGGGCAGGAGGGCGTGGTCGTCAAGGCCATCGACTCGCCGTATGCCGCCGGTCGCCGTGGCTCGAGCTGGATCAAGGTCAAGCCCGTGCACACCTACGACCTCGTGGTGCTCGCCTGCGAGTGGGGTTCGGGCCGGCGCGAGGGATGGCTCTCGAACCTGCACCTCGGGGCGCTCGACCCCGTCGGCGAGTTCGGGGAACCCGGCGAGTTCGTGATGGTCGGCAAGACGTTCAAGGGCCTCACCGACGAGCTGCTGCGCTGGCAGACCGAGACCTTCCAGCAGATCGAGGTACGCCGCACCGCCAACACCGTGTGGGTCGCGCCGAGCATCGTGGTCGAGATCGCGATCGACGGCGTGCAGCGTTCGACCCGGTATCCCGGCGGCATCGCGCTGCGGTTCGCGCGGGTCAAGCGCTACCGCGACGACAAGCGGCCCGAAGACGCCGACACGATCCAGACGCTGCGGGGGCTGTTGCGCGGCTGA
- a CDS encoding VOC family protein has product MANLVVHFEIHASEPQRLIDFYSELLGWEFTQFGDIPYWSIVTGEGAIGNTAGEPGLGINGGLTQRMGPKPEAGAPVNGCNIVIGVDDVDALMRRGLELGGTEALPADDMQGVGRVGYLLDPDGNVFGLISPVMSDGSRAM; this is encoded by the coding sequence ATGGCGAACCTCGTCGTGCACTTCGAGATCCACGCGTCCGAGCCCCAGCGGCTCATCGACTTCTACTCCGAGCTGCTCGGCTGGGAATTCACGCAGTTCGGCGACATCCCGTACTGGTCGATCGTGACCGGCGAGGGCGCCATCGGGAACACCGCCGGAGAACCCGGCCTCGGCATCAACGGCGGCCTGACCCAGCGCATGGGCCCGAAGCCCGAAGCCGGAGCACCGGTCAACGGCTGCAACATCGTGATCGGCGTCGACGACGTCGACGCCCTGATGCGCCGCGGCCTCGAACTCGGCGGCACGGAGGCCCTGCCCGCCGACGACATGCAGGGCGTCGGCCGGGTCGGCTACCTGCTCGACCCCGACGGCAACGTCTTCGGGCTGATCTCCCCGGTGATGTCCGACGGCTCCCGCGCGATGTGA
- a CDS encoding MFS transporter: MALSDRAGFWTAASVAGLALWASAAPTVVYPLYAAEWQLPPSVTTAIFAIYPLVLVPVLIVFGNLSDVIGRRAVILMGLAALTAGSVAFGLAPDLAWVFVGRALMGVGVGLSLSPATAAMVEFGGRDGARRASSATTAATAGGLAFATIVGGALVQYAPAPLHLSFWVLTAVTVLVGAFVFALPRHTRDEASGTWRPRRPRMPREERGAFTAGTLGISAAYAMGAIFLALGAQIARDLVRSDDAFVNGAIISISAVTIGVVAVLARPLRPRVAVTLGPLLALVGLGLLIVAGLDHSLAAFIASSLVAGAGYSLMFSGGLGLVTGSAPVHHRAAVISAAYVVGYLVQAVAALGLGVLATTAGLQVALEIGAPVILLLGVAALVVANAGRRRGALVASA, from the coding sequence ATGGCTCTATCGGATCGCGCAGGATTCTGGACCGCGGCATCCGTCGCCGGACTCGCGCTCTGGGCGAGCGCCGCGCCCACGGTCGTGTACCCGCTCTACGCGGCGGAGTGGCAGCTGCCGCCGTCGGTGACGACCGCGATCTTCGCGATCTACCCGCTCGTGCTCGTGCCGGTGCTCATCGTGTTCGGCAACCTGTCCGACGTCATCGGCCGCCGGGCGGTCATCCTCATGGGGCTCGCCGCGCTCACCGCCGGATCGGTCGCCTTCGGGCTCGCTCCCGACCTCGCCTGGGTCTTCGTCGGACGCGCCCTCATGGGCGTGGGCGTCGGACTCTCGCTGAGCCCCGCCACCGCTGCCATGGTCGAGTTCGGCGGCCGCGACGGCGCCCGCCGTGCGAGTTCGGCGACGACGGCGGCCACCGCCGGTGGGCTCGCCTTCGCGACGATCGTCGGCGGAGCCCTCGTGCAGTACGCGCCGGCCCCGCTGCACCTGAGCTTCTGGGTGCTCACCGCGGTCACGGTGCTGGTCGGCGCGTTCGTGTTCGCCCTGCCGCGGCATACCCGCGACGAGGCATCCGGCACGTGGCGACCGCGACGGCCCCGGATGCCGCGTGAGGAGCGTGGAGCGTTCACGGCCGGCACGCTCGGCATCTCGGCGGCCTACGCGATGGGCGCCATCTTCCTCGCGCTCGGCGCGCAGATCGCCCGCGACCTCGTGCGCAGCGACGACGCGTTCGTCAACGGCGCCATCATCTCCATCTCGGCGGTGACGATCGGCGTGGTGGCGGTGCTCGCCCGGCCGCTGCGCCCGCGCGTCGCCGTCACGCTCGGTCCGCTGCTCGCGCTCGTGGGGCTCGGCCTCCTCATCGTGGCGGGGCTCGACCACTCGCTCGCGGCGTTCATCGCCTCATCGCTCGTGGCAGGCGCCGGCTACAGCCTCATGTTCTCTGGCGGGCTCGGCCTCGTCACCGGCAGCGCCCCCGTCCACCATCGCGCGGCCGTGATCTCGGCGGCCTACGTCGTGGGCTACCTCGTGCAGGCGGTCGCGGCGCTCGGGCTCGGCGTGCTCGCCACGACCGCGGGCCTGCAGGTCGCGCTCGAGATCGGGGCGCCGGTCATCCTCCTGCTCGGCGTCGCAGCGCTCGTGGTGGCGAACGCCGGGCGGAGGCGTGGTGCCCTGGTCGCATCCGCGTAA
- a CDS encoding helix-turn-helix domain-containing protein — MEREADATATAVGEPADVATAALRGDDPRAAVERCSIARSLEVLGQKWSLLIVREAMWGRTRFAEFRSRLGIAPDVLTDRLGRLVEGGILERRPYRDEGEREREEYVLTDAGRALLPVLAAMSAWGDEHRPSGFGPAALYTDRDSGAPLRLAFVDADGVERDPAGVAVVRGPGARPLA, encoded by the coding sequence ATGGAACGTGAAGCGGATGCCACGGCCACCGCCGTCGGCGAGCCGGCGGATGTCGCGACGGCCGCCCTCCGCGGCGACGACCCCCGCGCTGCCGTCGAGCGCTGCTCGATCGCCCGCAGCCTCGAGGTGCTCGGCCAGAAGTGGTCGCTGCTCATCGTGCGCGAGGCGATGTGGGGCCGCACCCGATTCGCCGAGTTCCGCTCCCGCCTGGGCATCGCGCCCGACGTGCTCACCGACCGCCTCGGGCGGCTCGTCGAGGGGGGCATCCTCGAGCGTCGGCCCTACCGCGACGAGGGCGAGCGCGAGCGCGAGGAATACGTGCTGACGGATGCCGGGCGGGCCCTCCTGCCGGTCCTCGCCGCCATGAGCGCCTGGGGCGACGAGCACCGCCCGAGCGGCTTCGGGCCCGCCGCCCTCTACACCGACCGCGACTCGGGCGCTCCGCTGCGCCTCGCGTTCGTCGACGCCGACGGCGTGGAGCGCGACCCCGCGGGCGTCGCCGTCGTACGCGGACCCGGCGCGCGACCGCTCGCGTAA
- a CDS encoding GntR family transcriptional regulator translates to MPLTAPRAVARPSSLRDYAYRELRDAIVSGELAPGERLRDPELEQWLGVSRTPIREAIARLEIAGLVQTRRAKQTVVAPLDTRAALAAQRIAAALHELAVRDAVPQLIDADLEAMRSANDRFAAALDADDVEAAISADDDFHGVAVRAGANPLLPGLLEQVTPLLRRLERARFGSLAGRGSVADHARIIELCADGRADEAGAAARENWSTLGRLLHLDDDEPSVIATTRA, encoded by the coding sequence ATGCCACTGACCGCCCCACGCGCCGTCGCGCGCCCGAGCTCGCTGCGCGACTACGCCTACCGCGAGCTGCGCGACGCGATCGTGAGCGGCGAGCTCGCCCCCGGCGAGCGCCTGCGCGACCCCGAGCTCGAGCAGTGGCTCGGCGTGAGCCGCACGCCGATCCGCGAGGCGATCGCGCGGCTCGAGATCGCCGGGCTCGTGCAGACCCGCCGGGCCAAGCAGACCGTCGTCGCTCCGCTCGACACCCGCGCGGCGCTCGCGGCGCAGCGCATCGCGGCCGCCCTGCACGAGCTCGCGGTGCGCGACGCGGTGCCGCAGCTCATCGACGCCGACCTCGAGGCGATGCGCAGCGCGAACGACCGCTTCGCCGCGGCGCTCGATGCCGACGACGTGGAGGCCGCGATCTCCGCCGACGACGACTTCCACGGCGTCGCCGTGCGCGCCGGCGCGAATCCGCTGCTGCCGGGCCTGCTCGAACAGGTCACGCCGCTCCTGCGACGGCTCGAGCGTGCACGGTTCGGCTCGCTCGCCGGGCGCGGCTCCGTCGCCGACCACGCCCGCATCATCGAGCTCTGCGCCGACGGCCGAGCCGACGAGGCCGGTGCCGCCGCCCGCGAGAACTGGTCGACCCTCGGCCGGCTCCTGCACCTCGACGACGACGAGCCGTCCGTCATCGCCACGACGCGCGCGTAG
- a CDS encoding 1-aminocyclopropane-1-carboxylate deaminase: MALADFPRHPLTFGPSPVHPVNRLSDHLGGARIWMKREDVNSGLAFGGNKTRKLEYLVPDALAKGADTLVSIGGVQSNHTRQVAAVAAHLGLRAVLVQEHWVDWPDAVNDRVGNILLSRLMGADVRLSPAGFGIGFKDSWRQAIADVEERGGTPYAIPAGASDHRLGGLGFANWAHEVAAQERELGVFFDTIVVCSVTGSTHAGMIAGFADLEHNFGGPQRRVIGIDASAKIDETRDQVARIARSTAALIEVGRELRDDEITVLEGWAGDLYGVPVESTDEAMRLTGRLEGVILDPVYEGKSMAGLIDLVTSGEIPRDANVLYAHLGGQPAINAYSGRYH; encoded by the coding sequence ATGGCACTCGCCGACTTCCCACGCCACCCGCTGACCTTCGGGCCGAGCCCGGTGCATCCGGTGAACCGCCTGAGCGACCACCTCGGCGGCGCGCGCATCTGGATGAAGCGCGAGGACGTGAACAGCGGCCTCGCCTTCGGCGGCAACAAGACCCGCAAGCTCGAGTACCTGGTGCCCGACGCGCTCGCGAAGGGCGCCGACACCCTCGTGTCGATCGGCGGCGTGCAGTCGAACCACACCCGGCAGGTCGCCGCGGTCGCCGCGCACCTCGGCCTGCGGGCGGTGCTCGTGCAGGAGCACTGGGTCGACTGGCCCGATGCCGTGAACGATCGGGTCGGCAACATCCTGCTGTCGCGGCTCATGGGCGCCGACGTGCGACTCTCCCCCGCCGGGTTCGGCATCGGCTTCAAGGACTCGTGGCGCCAGGCGATCGCCGACGTCGAGGAGCGCGGCGGCACGCCGTACGCGATTCCGGCCGGGGCATCCGATCACCGGCTCGGCGGGCTCGGCTTCGCGAACTGGGCGCACGAGGTGGCCGCGCAGGAGCGCGAACTCGGCGTGTTCTTCGACACGATCGTGGTGTGCTCGGTCACCGGATCGACGCACGCCGGCATGATCGCCGGGTTCGCCGACCTGGAGCACAACTTCGGCGGACCGCAGCGGCGCGTCATCGGCATCGACGCCTCGGCGAAGATCGACGAGACCCGCGACCAGGTCGCCCGCATCGCCCGCAGCACCGCCGCGCTCATCGAGGTCGGACGCGAGCTGCGCGACGACGAGATCACCGTGCTCGAGGGGTGGGCGGGCGACCTCTACGGGGTGCCCGTGGAGTCCACCGACGAGGCGATGCGGCTCACCGGCCGCCTCGAGGGCGTCATCCTCGACCCGGTCTACGAGGGCAAGTCGATGGCGGGGCTCATCGACCTCGTGACGAGCGGCGAGATCCCTCGCGACGCGAACGTGCTCTACGCGCACCTCGGCGGCCAGCCCGCGATCAACGCCTACAGCGGCCGCTACCACTGA
- a CDS encoding DUF4239 domain-containing protein yields the protein MLNWFYSSSVWITMPLFVGAFVLVSCLIVVGLRPVVHRFVDDTKEWDRALAHVIGTFGVFFGILLALVAVSVYENFASTRQATIEEAGDVGALYRATSGLPAEDGEPMRQSLDDYMHAVIEIDFPQQEVGLLPEASDGQVDEFEARLHQIEAQPGDEQAEFNQVLATFDSFIESRRARIEATALALPPLFWLVIWVGAAVNAVLIAFIAVRSARLHLLMAGLLALFIGLVIYVTADMDHPYEGAISVGSGAYERVLEQIIDNPDQ from the coding sequence ATGTTGAACTGGTTCTACAGCAGCAGCGTGTGGATCACCATGCCGCTGTTCGTCGGCGCGTTCGTGCTCGTCTCGTGCCTCATCGTCGTGGGCCTCCGGCCGGTCGTGCATCGGTTCGTCGACGACACGAAGGAGTGGGACCGCGCGCTCGCCCACGTGATCGGCACCTTCGGCGTGTTCTTCGGCATCCTGCTCGCGCTCGTCGCCGTCTCGGTCTACGAGAACTTCGCCTCCACCCGCCAGGCCACGATCGAGGAGGCCGGGGATGTCGGAGCCCTGTACCGCGCCACGTCGGGACTGCCCGCCGAGGACGGGGAGCCCATGCGGCAGTCGCTCGACGACTACATGCACGCCGTGATCGAGATCGATTTCCCACAGCAGGAGGTGGGCCTCCTCCCCGAGGCGAGCGACGGCCAGGTCGACGAGTTCGAGGCGCGACTCCACCAGATCGAGGCGCAGCCCGGCGACGAGCAGGCCGAATTCAACCAGGTGCTCGCCACCTTCGACTCCTTCATCGAGTCCCGCCGTGCGCGCATCGAAGCCACCGCCCTGGCGCTGCCGCCGCTGTTCTGGCTCGTGATCTGGGTGGGCGCCGCCGTGAACGCGGTGCTCATCGCCTTCATCGCCGTGCGAAGCGCCCGGCTGCACCTGCTGATGGCGGGACTCCTCGCCCTGTTCATCGGGCTGGTGATCTACGTGACCGCCGACATGGACCACCCCTACGAGGGCGCGATCTCGGTCGGGTCGGGCGCCTACGAACGGGTGCTCGAGCAGATCATCGACAATCCCGACCAGTAG
- a CDS encoding SDR family oxidoreductase — MAEPKPVHVVTGAAGGIGRRIAEVLADEGAAVVVVDVRPAEWLDAASGASVVGDAGDPAVLEQALDRARSFGELRGWVNNAAVFHDAWLHEAGGEATLDLVAQNLRPVLAGAAAAIDEFLHTGVAGAIVNVSSHQAQRAVRGALPYATAKAAIEGLTRAIAVDYGGRGIRCNGVALGSIVTERYTAHLDELSVSSRASFEAQVRRLHPLGRPGEPADVARVVAFLLSDAAGFVSGAVIPVDGGRAARGADPEER, encoded by the coding sequence ATGGCCGAGCCGAAGCCAGTCCACGTGGTGACCGGAGCCGCCGGCGGGATCGGCCGGCGGATCGCCGAGGTCCTCGCCGACGAGGGCGCGGCGGTGGTCGTGGTCGACGTGCGTCCGGCGGAGTGGCTCGACGCGGCATCCGGCGCCTCAGTCGTGGGCGATGCGGGCGACCCGGCGGTGCTCGAGCAGGCGCTCGACCGCGCACGATCGTTCGGCGAGCTGCGCGGCTGGGTGAACAACGCCGCGGTGTTCCACGACGCCTGGCTGCACGAGGCCGGCGGCGAGGCGACGCTCGACCTCGTGGCCCAGAACCTCCGGCCGGTGCTGGCCGGCGCGGCGGCGGCGATCGACGAGTTCCTGCACACGGGCGTCGCCGGCGCGATCGTGAACGTCTCCTCGCACCAGGCCCAGCGCGCCGTGCGCGGGGCGCTGCCCTACGCCACGGCGAAGGCGGCGATCGAGGGCCTGACGCGCGCGATCGCGGTGGACTACGGCGGCCGCGGCATCCGCTGCAACGGCGTGGCCCTCGGCTCGATCGTGACCGAGCGCTACACCGCGCACCTCGACGAGCTGTCGGTCTCGAGCCGCGCGTCGTTCGAGGCGCAGGTGCGCCGGCTGCATCCGCTCGGCCGCCCGGGCGAGCCCGCCGACGTCGCGCGCGTGGTCGCGTTCCTGCTGTCGGATGCCGCGGGCTTCGTCTCGGGGGCCGTGATCCCGGTCGACGGGGGCCGCGCGGCACGCGGCGCCGACCCCGAGGAGCGCTGA
- a CDS encoding XRE family transcriptional regulator, whose amino-acid sequence MPDDLDGVLDGVAPRLRALRTRRGLTLAELSEHTGISVSTLSRLESGGRKPTLDLLIRLAAVYQASLDDLVGAPQIADPRVHPKPFYRAGRAIIPLTRDNPDVHAFKMVLPGHPPDEPIAQRAHEGYDWIYVLSGRVRLALGDDEIVLEAGEAAEFDTRVPHGHASASTEPAEIINLLSRQGERVHLRETGAS is encoded by the coding sequence ATGCCCGACGACCTCGACGGTGTGCTCGACGGCGTCGCCCCACGGCTGCGCGCGCTGCGCACCCGGCGCGGACTCACCCTCGCCGAGCTCTCGGAGCACACCGGCATCTCGGTCAGCACGCTGTCGCGCCTGGAGTCGGGCGGCCGCAAGCCGACCCTCGACCTGCTGATCCGGCTGGCGGCGGTCTACCAGGCGAGCCTCGACGACCTCGTCGGCGCCCCGCAGATCGCCGACCCGCGCGTGCACCCGAAGCCGTTCTACCGCGCCGGACGGGCGATCATCCCGCTGACGCGTGACAACCCCGACGTGCACGCCTTCAAGATGGTGCTGCCCGGACATCCGCCCGACGAGCCCATCGCGCAGCGCGCCCACGAGGGCTACGACTGGATCTACGTGCTCAGCGGCCGCGTGCGGCTCGCCCTCGGCGACGACGAGATCGTGCTCGAGGCGGGCGAGGCCGCCGAGTTCGACACGCGCGTGCCGCACGGGCACGCCAGCGCCTCGACCGAGCCCGCCGAGATCATCAACCTGCTCAGCCGCCAGGGCGAGCGGGTGCACCTTCGCGAGACCGGCGCGTCCTGA
- a CDS encoding NAD(P)/FAD-dependent oxidoreductase: protein MQNSWDVIIIGGGSAGLSAALMLGRARRRVLVLDAGAPRNGVAAHMHGVLGRDGWSPLDLLAAGRDEVRRYGVVVESGEVAAAGAGAGATRVASGFEVVAGDGTRHLARRLLVATGVRDGLPELPGLAEQWGSGAVVCPYCDGWEVRDRRIGVLAAGPMALHQAQLLRQWSPDVTYFVNGTELPADAYAALVARGIGVESREVVRVVADEHGRLSGIRLADCAEVPIDSLFLQPLPLPNDAVLRSLGAATTEQLGVDWVAVDADGRTSVPGLWAAGNVVSARTSVPIASGAGNAVGAAINADLVDEEIREALAAGVTVV from the coding sequence ATGCAGAACTCGTGGGATGTCATCATCATCGGCGGCGGCAGCGCGGGGCTCAGCGCCGCCCTCATGCTCGGGCGCGCGCGGCGCCGCGTCCTCGTGCTCGACGCAGGAGCGCCGCGCAACGGCGTCGCCGCCCACATGCACGGCGTGCTCGGCCGCGACGGCTGGTCGCCGCTCGACCTGCTCGCCGCAGGCCGCGACGAGGTGCGGCGGTACGGGGTGGTCGTGGAGTCGGGCGAGGTCGCTGCTGCGGGGGCGGGCGCGGGCGCGACGCGGGTCGCCAGCGGCTTCGAGGTCGTCGCGGGCGACGGCACCCGCCACCTCGCCAGGCGCCTGCTCGTCGCCACCGGCGTGCGCGACGGCCTCCCCGAGCTGCCCGGCCTCGCCGAGCAGTGGGGATCGGGCGCGGTGGTCTGCCCCTACTGCGACGGGTGGGAGGTGCGCGACCGCCGCATCGGCGTGCTGGCCGCCGGCCCGATGGCGCTGCACCAGGCGCAGCTCCTGCGCCAGTGGTCGCCCGACGTCACCTACTTCGTGAACGGCACGGAGTTGCCGGCCGACGCGTACGCGGCACTCGTCGCCCGCGGCATCGGCGTGGAATCGCGTGAGGTCGTGCGGGTCGTCGCAGACGAGCACGGCCGGCTCAGCGGCATCCGTCTCGCCGACTGCGCCGAGGTGCCGATCGACTCGCTGTTCCTGCAGCCGTTGCCGCTGCCGAACGACGCGGTACTGCGCTCGCTGGGCGCGGCGACGACCGAGCAGCTCGGCGTCGACTGGGTCGCGGTCGACGCCGACGGCCGCACGAGCGTGCCGGGGCTCTGGGCGGCGGGCAACGTGGTCTCGGCGCGCACGTCGGTGCCGATCGCCTCGGGCGCCGGCAACGCCGTGGGCGCGGCGATCAACGCCGATCTCGTCGACGAGGAGATCCGCGAGGCGCTGGCCGCCGGCGTCACGGTCGTCTGA
- a CDS encoding DUF4287 domain-containing protein translates to MSFQAYLDNIETKTGLTPRQFIELAHERGFDETTKAAPIVAWLKEDYGLGQGHAMALVHVITKGPQISTKHVGTDGAHSDASDTLWLDGKATNPNP, encoded by the coding sequence ATGTCGTTCCAGGCCTACCTCGACAACATCGAGACGAAGACCGGCCTCACGCCGCGCCAGTTCATCGAGCTCGCGCACGAGCGCGGCTTCGACGAGACCACCAAGGCTGCGCCGATCGTGGCGTGGCTGAAGGAGGACTACGGACTCGGCCAGGGGCATGCGATGGCGCTCGTGCACGTGATCACGAAGGGGCCGCAGATCAGCACGAAGCACGTCGGCACCGACGGCGCGCACAGCGACGCATCCGACACCCTCTGGCTCGACGGGAAGGCGACGAACCCGAACCCATGA
- a CDS encoding DUF3072 domain-containing protein, protein MLGTRGSGDDAASKDPSDWVTGDEPMTAAQRSYLDTLAREAGEEVPADLTKAQASAEIERLQRLTGRGQ, encoded by the coding sequence ATGCTCGGTACCCGCGGAAGCGGCGACGACGCCGCCAGCAAGGACCCGTCGGACTGGGTCACGGGCGACGAGCCGATGACCGCCGCGCAGCGCAGCTACCTCGACACGCTCGCACGCGAGGCGGGCGAGGAGGTCCCCGCCGACCTCACGAAGGCCCAGGCCTCGGCGGAGATCGAGCGACTGCAGCGGCTCACCGGTCGGGGGCAGTAG
- a CDS encoding GNAT family N-acetyltransferase: MRHLTDDPTTLADSPADVTIRPLTDTDELELFNRIPYPLNDELADDLAGGRRRLDWMWVAVRDGRLLGRVAWWTNAEGAEPQQLDIFDVDDELPDDGIRAVGAALLERAAAHVLAGVDTPPEFARYLPGDWRDDPVQRRGTELRMELLEHTGARFVVERLRLEWTPGTPIAAPDGRLTFRPFTSDAEFLDVTTRVLTGTLDAHSVEELAKRSPREVAEAWYDDEFARYTTPREWWRVAVDDAGAIVGFVVPARNAYHPIIAYLGVLPEHRGRGYIDGILAEGTRVLHEAGATHVRASTDVGNVPMGAAFARAGYVTFERLVNMAWS, translated from the coding sequence ATGCGACACCTCACCGACGACCCCACCACCCTCGCAGACTCGCCCGCCGACGTCACGATCCGCCCCCTGACGGACACCGACGAGCTCGAACTGTTCAATCGCATCCCCTACCCGCTCAACGACGAGCTCGCCGACGACCTCGCCGGTGGACGGCGCCGGCTCGACTGGATGTGGGTCGCGGTGCGCGACGGCCGGCTCCTCGGGCGCGTCGCCTGGTGGACGAACGCCGAGGGTGCCGAGCCGCAGCAACTCGACATCTTCGACGTCGACGACGAACTGCCCGACGACGGCATCCGTGCGGTCGGCGCGGCGCTCCTCGAGCGGGCCGCCGCCCACGTGCTCGCGGGCGTCGACACGCCACCCGAGTTCGCGCGCTACCTCCCCGGCGACTGGCGCGACGACCCCGTGCAGCGGCGGGGCACCGAGCTTCGCATGGAGCTGCTCGAGCACACCGGCGCCCGCTTCGTCGTGGAGCGCCTGCGCCTGGAATGGACTCCGGGCACTCCGATCGCCGCACCCGATGGCCGCCTCACGTTCCGGCCGTTCACCTCCGACGCCGAGTTCCTCGATGTGACGACCCGCGTGCTGACCGGCACGCTCGACGCCCACAGCGTGGAGGAGCTCGCCAAGCGCTCACCCCGCGAGGTGGCCGAGGCCTGGTACGACGACGAGTTCGCCCGCTACACCACGCCCAGGGAGTGGTGGCGCGTCGCGGTCGACGACGCGGGCGCGATCGTCGGCTTCGTCGTGCCGGCCCGCAATGCCTACCATCCGATCATCGCCTACCTCGGGGTGCTGCCCGAGCATCGCGGTCGTGGCTACATCGACGGCATCCTCGCCGAGGGCACCCGGGTGCTCCACGAGGCGGGAGCCACGCACGTTCGCGCCTCCACGGACGTGGGCAACGTGCCCATGGGCGCGGCGTTCGCGCGGGCGGGATACGTCACCTTCGAGCGGCTGGTGAACATGGCCTGGAGCTGA